One Misgurnus anguillicaudatus chromosome 19, ASM2758022v2, whole genome shotgun sequence genomic region harbors:
- the stk17al gene encoding serine/threonine kinase 17a like, giving the protein MMNRSGMVTNIRTRIRNDPFKNNYDLVGKELGRGKFAVVKKCVKKATGKEHAAKFLRKRRKGQDCRGDILNEIAVLESAEANPYVVALHEVYETASEIILVLECAAGGEIFNQCVADNDEAFTEKDVIRLARQILTGVACLHQNNVVHLDLKPQNILLTSAQPLGDIRIVDFGLSRRVDSAEVREILGTPEYVAPEILNYEPISKATDMWSIGVLIYVMLTGESPFLGEEKQETYLNVSQVNVDYSQDVFQGVSDLAVDFIQSLLIKNPRERATAEQCLNHPWLSGDIHHHAVDASLDEQEASQSESSQSESEPESPVPSPELVVIPSYPTYPSQGELKTGRDTFSFSDPFPSRNDIKQELIC; this is encoded by the exons ATGATGAACAGAAGCGGAATGGTCACAAACATTCGCACGAGGATAAGGAACGACCCCTTCAAAAACAACTATGACCTGGTCGGCAAAGAGCTTGGCAG GGgaaagtttgcagtagttaagAAGTGCGTGAAAAAGGCTACTGGGAAAGAACATGCTGCTAAGTTCCTAAGGAAAAGACGGAAGGGTCAGGACTGCCGTGGTGACATCCTGAACGAGATCGCCGTTCTGGAATCAGCGGAGGCCAATCCATATGTGGTGGCGCTGCATGAGGTCTATGAGACCGCCTCCGAGATCATCCTCGTTTTAGAGTG tgCTGCCGGAGGTGAAATTTTTAACCAGTGTGTCGCTGACAATGATGAGGCCTTCACAGAGAAAGATGTCATCCGATTGGCCCGGCAGATTCTGACAGGAGTGGCCTGTCTCCATCAAAACAATGTAGTCCATCTGGATCTTAAG CCTCAGAACATTTTGTTGACCAGCGCTCAGCCTCTAGGTGATATCCGTATTGTTGATTTCGGCTTGTCTCGGCGGGTTGACAGCGCAGAGGTTCGGGAGATCCTGGGCACTCCTGAGTATGTGG CTCCTGAAATTCTGAACTATGAGCCCATCAGCAAAGCTACTGACATGTG GAGTATCGGGGTACTAATTTACGTCATGCTGACAGGAGAGTCGCCATTTCTTGGTGAAGAAAAGCAGGAGACCTACCTAAACGTCTCCCAGGTCAATGTGGACTACTCGCAAGATGTGTTTCAGGGAGTGTCAGACCTCGCTGTGGATTTCATCCAATCACTGCTTATCAAAAACCCCAG AGAACGTGCAACAGCCGAACAGTGTTTAAACCATCCGTGGTTGAGCGGCGACATTCATCACCATGCTGTGGACGCATCTCTCGATGAGCAGGAagccagccaatcagaatccagccaatcagaatccgAACCCGAAAGTCCTGTCCCTTCTCCGGAGCTTGTTGTCATACCATCATATCCCACTTACCCGAGCCAGGGCGAGCTTAAGACTGGTCGGGACACTTTCAGTTTCTCTGATCCATTCCCATCACGCAATGACATAAAACAAGAGCTCATCTGTTGA